Proteins from a genomic interval of Deferrivibrio essentukiensis:
- a CDS encoding tRNA (5-methylaminomethyl-2-thiouridine)(34)-methyltransferase MnmD, whose protein sequence is MPNLVPLYGKDKKIFATTDGSFSFFNLTFNEAYRAKSVGAYSESLYKFVLASEIVEKLKISSVRLLDICFGLGYNLAITLNEALKTDATNILDITSLEIDKEVVELVKNSLIFFPYKGYSLLKDLITSGIKNNFRLNIVYGDASKTLFSLKNNFDIIFFDPFSKSKNPEMWNINIYKRLYTLLSDDGVVVTYACSKKIRREFEEAGFKTYPTPNLPKDFQPGTILRK, encoded by the coding sequence ATGCCCAATTTAGTCCCACTATACGGTAAAGATAAAAAAATTTTTGCCACAACTGATGGCTCTTTTTCATTCTTTAACCTTACATTTAACGAGGCCTACAGAGCTAAATCAGTCGGAGCATATAGTGAAAGCCTCTATAAATTTGTTTTGGCTTCAGAAATCGTAGAAAAATTAAAAATTTCAAGTGTTAGGCTGCTCGACATATGTTTTGGGCTTGGCTACAATCTTGCAATTACGCTAAATGAAGCTCTTAAAACTGATGCCACAAATATACTTGATATAACCTCCCTGGAAATCGACAAGGAAGTCGTAGAATTGGTAAAAAATAGCCTTATATTCTTCCCTTATAAAGGTTATTCCCTTTTAAAAGATTTGATAACATCAGGGATAAAAAACAATTTTCGACTTAATATTGTATATGGTGATGCCTCAAAAACCTTATTCAGTCTGAAAAATAATTTCGATATTATTTTCTTTGACCCATTTAGTAAATCAAAAAATCCGGAAATGTGGAATATTAATATATACAAAAGACTCTATACGCTCTTGTCTGATGATGGAGTGGTAGTAACTTACGCATGCAGCAAAAAAATACGGAGGGAGTTTGAAGAAGCAGGTTTTAAAACCTACCCTACTCCAAACCTCCCCAAAGATTTTCAGCCCGGGACAATATTACGAAAGTGA